The sequence CACGAGTGATTTGTTTGTTAAAGTCAGAAACTACTGTGTAGTTCACGCCTTGAATTCCACCTTGTGACTTTGGTGTGTTTAACCAAGCATGGTGTGCAAATTTAGAATCAACACTAACGCCGATTACTTCTGTGTTAAGTGATTCAAACTCAGCTAATTTATCTTGGAATGCGTGTAACTCTGTTGGACAAACAAAAGTAAAATCAAGTGGATAAAAGAAAAGTACTACATACTTCTTGCCTTTAAAATCACTTAGACTTACTGATTTGAACTCGGAACCGTTGACTACTGCATCTGCTGTAAAATCTGGAGCATTTCTGCCTACTAAAACTGCCATAATTATTTTCCTCCTTAAGGATTAATCTAATACATTGTTAATTATAGAAAAATATATAGATTAAAGTCCAGTCCAAAGGGGCTATTTAATCATATGCTAATATTGTGCATACATAATGTTCCAAAAAAACCAACTATTCAACAGCAACATTAACAAGGTAGAAGCTCTTTCGACCCCGCTTGCTATGAGAGAGGCCTTACCCCTTCCTGATGCAGTTGCAGAGATGATCATCAAAGCTCGTCAAGATGTCAGAGATATCATGTGGCACAGGGATGACAGGTTGC comes from Cyanobacteriota bacterium and encodes:
- a CDS encoding peroxiredoxin; the protein is MAVLVGRNAPDFTADAVVNGSEFKSVSLSDFKGKKYVVLFFYPLDFTFVCPTELHAFQDKLAEFESLNTEVIGVSVDSKFAHHAWLNTPKSQGGIQGVNYTVVSDFNKQITRDYDVEVEGAGISYRGLFLIDKKGVVQHQVVNNLPLGRNVDEAVRMVKALQFFENNGEVCPANWNEGSKGMKPTSAGLKDFFNEKVAA